Proteins co-encoded in one Lineus longissimus chromosome 11, tnLinLong1.2, whole genome shotgun sequence genomic window:
- the LOC135495905 gene encoding ranBP-type and C3HC4-type zinc finger-containing protein 1-like isoform X1 yields MAGLPSRTMSQSAMNLSTPGPMQSSAMQATFSDTQSLHQGWGFGQRTYPFPEGSAVPPGQPFFGRGPPISPVQGPPTPSPLRQISSTSTSSQASSLTVSDLKNLVESLQISLAHGEVEQAKHLTSLLAQYKTKIEMVLSESEAEKSDLRLRVYVEYKEKSAGCIILKAGMKDTIADLKRSMLFQYRLPTKLQRWIIGKRLPADTDTLESLGVTSSSSESPVFLYMMSAKFAGIDREQVDREFRRASGMPEPHDPDIEDYEVVGRPGEETVQAVPSPGPPGSAAQPQRTGLHARAATISGHGHSKAMNSPTAEWKRGSTGQIDENVASMALVQPEPEQTQLKWECPGCTFRNFPTWPGCEMCNTERPTSFKIPTGYVPTPRERQRTAQENVSESQFLESQQQQRERERAEQTRNYLELVEMDDRDLIRNTTMIECPVCFDMIPAGDGVVLRECLHESCRACLADYVLNFDGAQVPCPHEGCDENLQDREVKALVTPEVFMKYLHRSVSIAENRTPNSFHCKTPDCRGWVIYDDDVNFFECNVCGHRNCLTCKAIHEDLNCQEYQLELQMRAQNDENARKTQDMLMSLLAKGEAMKCPSCLIVLQKKDGCDWMRCTMCQTEICWATRGPRWGPRGSGDTSGGCGCRANGKKCHPTCQNCH; encoded by the exons ATGGCAGGACTACCCTCAAGAACAATGTCACAGTCGGCAATGAATCTGTCGACTCCAGGGCCGATGCAATCTAGTGCCATGCAAGCAACATTTTCAGACACACAAAGTCTGCATCAAGGTTGGGGCTTTGGTCAAAGAACTTACCCGTTCCCTGAAGGTAGTGCCGTGCCTCCCGGTCAGCCTTTCTTTGGAAGAGGACCCCCAATTTCACCAGTTCAAGGCCCGCCGACTCCGAGTCCCTTAAGACAGATATCTTCAACTTCTACTTCTAGTCAAGCCAGCAGCCTAACAGTTTCAGATCTTAAGAATCTTGTGGAATCTTTACAG ATATCTCTTGCCCATGGTGAAGTGGAACAAGCAAAACATCTTACATCTCTTCTTGCTCAGTATAAGACAAAGATAGAGATGGTACTCAGTGAGAGTGAAGCTGAAAAGTCAGATTTAAG GTTGCGAGTCTACGTGGAATATAAGGAGAAGTCGGCTGGGTGTATCATACTAAAGGCAGGGATGAAGGACACAATTGCCGATTTGAAAAGAAGT ATGTTGTTCCAGTATCGCCTCCCCACAAAGCTCCAACGTTGGATCATCGGAAAGCGTCTCCCAGCCGATACGGATACCCTTGAGTCTTTGGGGGTCACGTCCAGCTCATCAGAATCACCCGTGTTCCTGTATATGATGTCTGCCAAGTTTGCTGGGATTGACAGAGAGCAAGTTGACAGAGAGTTTAGGCGAGCATCAG GAATGCCTGAACCTCATGACCCAGACATAGAAG ATTACGAAGTTGTTGGCCGTCCAGGTGAAGAAACAGTCCAAGCTGTGCCATCACCTGGTCCACCTGGTTCTGCTGCACAACCTCAACGGACGGGTCTACATGCAAGAGCTGCCACAATATCCGGGCATGGACATAGCAAGGCAATGAATTCACCCACAGCAGAATGGAAGAGGGGAAGTACTGGACagattgatgaaaatgttgcttcAATGGCTTTGGTACAACCTGAA CCAGAGCAAACTCAGCTGAAGTGGGAATGCCCCGGGTGCACATTCCGAAACTTCCCAACGTGGCCAGGATGTGAGATGTGCAACACGGAACGCCCAACCTCATTTAAAATTCCGACTGGTTATGTGCCTACACCGCGTGAAAGACAAAGAACGGCTCAAGAGAATGTGTCGGAGTCTCAGTTTCTGGAG TCCCAGCAGCAGCAGAGGGAACGAGAACGGGCCGAGCAGACGCGCAACTACTTAGAACTTGTCGAGATGGATGATCGCGACCTGATTCGCAATACAACCATGATTGAATGTCCTGTGTGTTTTGATATGATACCAGCAGGTGACGGGGTCGTATTACGTGAATGTCTTCATGAAAGTTGTAG AGCTTGTCTTGCTGATTATGTGTTGAATTTCGATGGTGCACAGGTGCCCTGTCCTCATGAAGGCTGTGATGAGAATCTACAGGACAGAGAGGTTAAAGCG CTCGTGACTCCTGAAGTCTTTATGAAATACCTACACCGCAGTGTCAGCATCGCCGAAAATCGCACACCGAATAGCTTCCACTGTAAAACACCCGATTGTCGTGGCTGGGTGATTTACGACGACGATGTCAACTTCTTCGAATGTAATGTCTGTGGCCATCGGAATTGTCTGACGTGTAAGGCAATCCATGAAGACTTGAATTGTCAGGAATATCAGTTAGAGTTACAGATGAGAGCACAGAATGATGAAAATGCTAGGAAAACACAAGATATGTTGATG AGCCTTTTGGCAAAGGGCGAGGCAATGAAGTGCCCGTCTTGTTTGATCGTGCTTCAGAAGAAAGATGGATGTGATTGGATGAGGTGTACCATGTGCCAGACGGAGATATGCTGGGCGACGAGAGGGCCACGATGGGGGCCTCGG GGTAGTGGTGATACAAGTGGTGGA
- the LOC135495905 gene encoding ranBP-type and C3HC4-type zinc finger-containing protein 1-like isoform X2 produces MAGLPSRTMSQSAMNLSTPGPMQSSAMQATFSDTQSLHQGWGFGQRTYPFPEGSAVPPGQPFFGRGPPISPVQGPPTPSPLRQISSTSTSSQASSLTVSDLKNLVESLQISLAHGEVEQAKHLTSLLAQYKTKIEMVLSESEAEKSDLRLRVYVEYKEKSAGCIILKAGMKDTIADLKRSMLFQYRLPTKLQRWIIGKRLPADTDTLESLGVTSSSSESPVFLYMMSAKFAGIDREQVDREFRRASDYEVVGRPGEETVQAVPSPGPPGSAAQPQRTGLHARAATISGHGHSKAMNSPTAEWKRGSTGQIDENVASMALVQPEPEQTQLKWECPGCTFRNFPTWPGCEMCNTERPTSFKIPTGYVPTPRERQRTAQENVSESQFLESQQQQRERERAEQTRNYLELVEMDDRDLIRNTTMIECPVCFDMIPAGDGVVLRECLHESCRACLADYVLNFDGAQVPCPHEGCDENLQDREVKALVTPEVFMKYLHRSVSIAENRTPNSFHCKTPDCRGWVIYDDDVNFFECNVCGHRNCLTCKAIHEDLNCQEYQLELQMRAQNDENARKTQDMLMSLLAKGEAMKCPSCLIVLQKKDGCDWMRCTMCQTEICWATRGPRWGPRGSGDTSGGCGCRANGKKCHPTCQNCH; encoded by the exons ATGGCAGGACTACCCTCAAGAACAATGTCACAGTCGGCAATGAATCTGTCGACTCCAGGGCCGATGCAATCTAGTGCCATGCAAGCAACATTTTCAGACACACAAAGTCTGCATCAAGGTTGGGGCTTTGGTCAAAGAACTTACCCGTTCCCTGAAGGTAGTGCCGTGCCTCCCGGTCAGCCTTTCTTTGGAAGAGGACCCCCAATTTCACCAGTTCAAGGCCCGCCGACTCCGAGTCCCTTAAGACAGATATCTTCAACTTCTACTTCTAGTCAAGCCAGCAGCCTAACAGTTTCAGATCTTAAGAATCTTGTGGAATCTTTACAG ATATCTCTTGCCCATGGTGAAGTGGAACAAGCAAAACATCTTACATCTCTTCTTGCTCAGTATAAGACAAAGATAGAGATGGTACTCAGTGAGAGTGAAGCTGAAAAGTCAGATTTAAG GTTGCGAGTCTACGTGGAATATAAGGAGAAGTCGGCTGGGTGTATCATACTAAAGGCAGGGATGAAGGACACAATTGCCGATTTGAAAAGAAGT ATGTTGTTCCAGTATCGCCTCCCCACAAAGCTCCAACGTTGGATCATCGGAAAGCGTCTCCCAGCCGATACGGATACCCTTGAGTCTTTGGGGGTCACGTCCAGCTCATCAGAATCACCCGTGTTCCTGTATATGATGTCTGCCAAGTTTGCTGGGATTGACAGAGAGCAAGTTGACAGAGAGTTTAGGCGAGCATCAG ATTACGAAGTTGTTGGCCGTCCAGGTGAAGAAACAGTCCAAGCTGTGCCATCACCTGGTCCACCTGGTTCTGCTGCACAACCTCAACGGACGGGTCTACATGCAAGAGCTGCCACAATATCCGGGCATGGACATAGCAAGGCAATGAATTCACCCACAGCAGAATGGAAGAGGGGAAGTACTGGACagattgatgaaaatgttgcttcAATGGCTTTGGTACAACCTGAA CCAGAGCAAACTCAGCTGAAGTGGGAATGCCCCGGGTGCACATTCCGAAACTTCCCAACGTGGCCAGGATGTGAGATGTGCAACACGGAACGCCCAACCTCATTTAAAATTCCGACTGGTTATGTGCCTACACCGCGTGAAAGACAAAGAACGGCTCAAGAGAATGTGTCGGAGTCTCAGTTTCTGGAG TCCCAGCAGCAGCAGAGGGAACGAGAACGGGCCGAGCAGACGCGCAACTACTTAGAACTTGTCGAGATGGATGATCGCGACCTGATTCGCAATACAACCATGATTGAATGTCCTGTGTGTTTTGATATGATACCAGCAGGTGACGGGGTCGTATTACGTGAATGTCTTCATGAAAGTTGTAG AGCTTGTCTTGCTGATTATGTGTTGAATTTCGATGGTGCACAGGTGCCCTGTCCTCATGAAGGCTGTGATGAGAATCTACAGGACAGAGAGGTTAAAGCG CTCGTGACTCCTGAAGTCTTTATGAAATACCTACACCGCAGTGTCAGCATCGCCGAAAATCGCACACCGAATAGCTTCCACTGTAAAACACCCGATTGTCGTGGCTGGGTGATTTACGACGACGATGTCAACTTCTTCGAATGTAATGTCTGTGGCCATCGGAATTGTCTGACGTGTAAGGCAATCCATGAAGACTTGAATTGTCAGGAATATCAGTTAGAGTTACAGATGAGAGCACAGAATGATGAAAATGCTAGGAAAACACAAGATATGTTGATG AGCCTTTTGGCAAAGGGCGAGGCAATGAAGTGCCCGTCTTGTTTGATCGTGCTTCAGAAGAAAGATGGATGTGATTGGATGAGGTGTACCATGTGCCAGACGGAGATATGCTGGGCGACGAGAGGGCCACGATGGGGGCCTCGG GGTAGTGGTGATACAAGTGGTGGA